A window of the Brassica napus cultivar Da-Ae chromosome A2, Da-Ae, whole genome shotgun sequence genome harbors these coding sequences:
- the LOC106401333 gene encoding serine/threonine protein phosphatase 2A 55 kDa regulatory subunit B' delta isoform translates to MFKQILGKLPKKPSSAAKFWDSNESQPPDNNNQGEEVLTQRSSSDGDSVSSVEVLPRLRDVPISEKQELFLKKLRLCCVVFDFVSEPQLNLKEKEIKRQTLLEVVDYVISSGNAKFPEQVIQEATKMVSANLFSSNTHQQCKNKTPEGLDLEEEQEGGSLNPSWPHLQIVYEFLLRLVASPNTDAKISKKYIDPTFVLKLLDLFDSEDHREREYLKTILHRIYGRFMVHRPFIRKTMNNILYDFILETGKHSGIAEFLEVLGSIINGFALPLKEEHKLFLTRVLVPLHKLKCLPNYHQQLSYCVIQFVEKDCKLADTVIRGLLKYWPVTNSSKEIMFLNELEEILESTQGTEFERCMVPLSRQIAQCLSSSHFQVAERALYLWNNDHVSSLVRQNSRIILPIVLPALEKNGSSHWNQAVKNLTDNVLKVLSDTNPELFEECLRKFQEDQQNAEDNKKKNGETWRQLEEIVASKGHTSMEK, encoded by the exons ATGTTTAAGCAGATACTTGGGAAGCTTCCTAAGAAACCTTCTTCTGCCGCTAAGTTTTGGGATAGTAATGAGTCCCAACCCCCAGATAACAACAACCAAGGTGAAGAAGTTTTAACCCAGAGATCATCATCAGATGGAGATTCTGTTTCTTCTGTTGAGGTCTTGCCAAGGCTGAGAGATGTTCCCATCTCCGAGAAGCAAGAACTGTTCCTCAAGAAGCTTAGGCTATGCTGCGTAGTGTTTGACTTCGTCTCCGAGCCTCAACTAAACCTCAAGGAGAAAGAGATCAAAAGGCAAACACTCCTCGAAGTTGTTGACTACGTCATCTCCTCAGGGAATGCAAAGTTCCCTGAACAAGTTATCCAAGAAGCTACAAAGATGGTTTCGGCGAATCTCTTTAGTAGTAACACTCACCAACAATGCAAGAACAAAACTCCAGAAGGATTAGACttggaagaagaacaagaaggagGTTCTCTCAACCCTTCTTGGCCTCACTTGCAGATAGTTTACGAGTTTCTCCTAAGACTCGTCGCCTCCCCCAACACAGACGCCAAGATATCCAAGAAATACATCGACCCCACCTTCGTCCTCAAGCTCCTGGACCTGTTCGACTCCGAAGACCACAGGGAGAGGGAGTACCTCAAAACCATACTCCACCGTATCTACGGGAGGTTCATGGTTCACCGCCCTTTCATCAGGAAAACAATGAACAACATCTTGTACGACTTCATCTTGGAGACAGGGAAACACTCGGGAATAGCCGAGTTTCTTGAAGTGTTGGGATCAATCATCAACGGGTTCGCGTTGCCTCTCAAGGAAGAACACAAGCTCTTCCTCACTAGAGTGCTGGTCCCTCTCCACAAACTGAAGTGCTTGCCTAACTACCATCAGCAGCTTTCTTACTGCGTTATACAGTTTGTTGAGAAAGATTGTAAGCTTGCTGATACCGTTATTAGAGGGCTGTTGAAGTACTGGCCGGTTACTAATAGCTCTAAAGAGATCATGTTCTTGAATGAGTTGGAGGAGATTCTTGAATCGACTCAGGGAACGGAGTTTGAACGGTGTATGGTTCCGCTCTCTCGCCAAATTGCTCAGTGCTTGAGCAGCTCTCACTTTCAG GTAGCGGAACGGGCTTTATACTTATGGAACAACGATCATGTAAGTAGTTTGGTGAGACAGAACAGTAGAATCATTTTACCGATAGTGCTTCCTGCGTTGGAGAAGAACGGTAGTAGTCATTGGAACCAGGCTGTGAAGAACTTGACTGACAATGTTCTCAAGGTTTTGTCTGATACGAATCCGGAACTGTTTGAAGAGTGTTTGCGTAAGTTTCAAGAAGATCAGCAGAATGCAGAGGataacaagaagaagaatgggGAAACATGGAGACAGCTAGAGGAGATTGTTGCTTCCAAAGGACACACATCAATGGAGAAGTAA
- the LOC125580239 gene encoding ultraviolet-B receptor UVR8-like — MDATTSGTQSLHCHNLPDQPVSSAAASPPVTPFQRQKRQCFGDSTPGEFPLAANPSIVLHVLTECRLDPRDLANLEATCSFFSQPANFAPDCSLSLPELAALDMCNKRMIFKPMSEQEREEMKRRCGGSWKLVLRFLLAGEACCRGEKSQAIAGPGHSIAVTSKGQVYTFGHNNSGQLGHGHTDEEARILPIRSLQGTIIIQAAAGAGRTMLISDNGSVYSCGKDLFGEAEYGGQGGSRQVTTPQLVTSLKNIFVVQAAIGNFFTAVLSREGKVYTFSWGSDGRLGHQTEANDVEPRPLLGSLENVPVVQIAAGYCYLLALVCQPNGMSVYSVGCGLGGKLGHGSKTDEKYPRVIEQFQLLNFQPRVVAAGAWHAAVVGQDGRVCTWGWGRYGCLGHGNEEGESVPKVVEGLSHVKAVHVATGDYTTFVVSEDGDVYSFGCGESASLGHHTAVFEQRDRQANVLSPAVVTSLKQVKERVVQISLTNSIYWNAHTFALTESGKLFAFGAGDKGQLGAELGRDQTERCVPERVNIDLS; from the exons ATGGATGCTACAACTAGTGGAACTCAATCTTTACATTGTCATAACTTACCAGATCAACCAGTTTCCTCTGCTGCTGCTTCTCCTCCTGTGACTCCATTTCAGAGGCAGAAACGCCAATGCTTTGGAGACTCAACTCCCGGAGAGTTTCCTTTAGCAGCTAACCCTTCCATTGTCCTTCATGTTCTCACTGAATGTAGATTGGATCCTCGTGACCTCGCAAATCTCGAG GCAACATGCTCCTTCTTTAGCCAGCCAGCAAACTTTGCACCGGACTGTAGTTTATCACTACCCGAGCTCGCCGCTCTCGACATGTGTAATAAAAGAATGATTTTCAAACCGATGAGTGAACAAGAACGTGAAGAAATGAAACGTAGATGCGGAGGTTCATGGAAACTAGTCCTTAGGTTTTTGCTGGCTGGTGAAGCGTGTTGTCGAGGAGAGAAGTCTCAAGCCATTGCTGGTCCTGGTCACAGCATTGCCGTCACATCAAAGGGACAGGTTTATACCTTTGGTCACAATAACTCTGGTCAGCTAGGACATGGCCATACCGATGAAGAAGCTCGGATACTACCCATCAG GTCATTGCAGGGAACCATAATCATCCAAGCGGCAGCTGGTGCTGGTCGGACAATGCTGATAAGCGATAATGGGAGTGTTTACTcctgtgggaaagatttgtttgGTGAAGCTGAGTACGGAGGGCAAGGAGGGTCTAGACAAGTTACGACTCCTCAGCTTGTGACATCTTTAAAGAACATATTTGTTGTGCAAGCGGCGATAGGGAATTTCTTTACTGCTGTTCTGTCGCGAGAAGGGAAGGTTTATACATTCTCTTGGGGCAGCGATGGTAGACTCGGTCATCAAACCGAGGCTAATGATGTTGAGCCACGTCCTTTGTTAGGTTCGTTAGAGAATGTACCCGTTGTGCAGATTGCTGCTGGTTATTGCTACCTTCTTGCCTTGGTTTGTCAACCAAATGGCAT GTCGGTTTATTCGGTTGGTTGCGGTTTGGGAGGCAAGCTCGGTCACGGGTCGAAAACCGATGAGAAGTATCCTCGTGTTATCGAGCAGTTTCAGCTACTGAACTTTCAACCTAGGGTAGTTGCAGCTGGTGCTTGGCATGCAGCGGTGGTAGGTCAAGATGGAAGAGTGTGTACTTGGGGTTGGGGAAGATACGGTTGCTTAGGACATGGTAACGAGGAGGGTGAGTCAGTTCCTAAGGTCGTTGAAGGGCTAAGCCATGTCAAGGCGGTTCATGTCGCAACGGGAGACTACACTACTTTTGTGGTCTCGGAAGATGGAGATGTGTACTCTTTTGGTTGTGGTGAATCTGCTAGTCTCGGTCACCATACAGCCGTTTTTGAACAG CGTGATCGGCAAGCTAATGTGTTGAGTCCAGCGGTAGTAACATCGCTGAAACAAGTGAAAGAGCGGGTGGTTCAGATTAGTTTAACGAACTCGATATACTGGAACGCTCATACGTTTGCACTCACGGAATCAGGGAAGTTATTTGCGTTTGGTGCGGGAGATAAGGGTCAGCTCGGAGCAGAGCTCGGTCGTGACCAAACAGAGAGGTGTGTACCTGAAAGAGTGAATATCGATCTCAGTTAG
- the LOC125580230 gene encoding serine/threonine protein phosphatase 2A 59 kDa regulatory subunit B' eta isoform-like — MWKQILSKLPNKKSSKNEHHHRGGREHGGHSSSSSSSHASTSKSSDNGVGKTKHSQTKERSTASSDVNPKSIANNNNGVFTPYEALPSFKDVPNTEKQTLFIKKLNLCRVVFDFTDPTKNIKEKDIKRQTLLELVDYVNSANGKFSEGSVQEVVRMVSANIFRTLNPQPRENKVIDALDLEEEEPSMDLAWPHLQLVYELFLRFVASPETDTKLAKRYIDQSFVLRLLDLFDSEDPRERDCLKTILHRIYGKFMVHRPFIRKSINNIFYRFVFETEKHNGIAEFLEILGSIINGFALPLKEEHKVFLVRVLIPLHKPKCLQMYHQQLSYCITQFVEKDCKLADTVIRGLLKYWPVTNSSKEVMFLNELEEVLEATQPPEFQRCMVPLFRQIARCLNSLHFQVAERALFLWNNNHIENLIMQSRKVILPIIFPALERNAQKHWNQAVHSLTLNVRKIFQDLDPELFKECLAKFKEDESKEGETKAKREATWKRLEEAGMRKGK, encoded by the exons ATGTGGAAACAGATTCTAAGTAAGCTCCCAAACAAAAAGTCTTCAAAGAACGAACACCATCACCGTGGTGGACGTGAGCACGGTGGccattcttcatcttcttcatcatctcacGCCTCTACTTCCAAAAGCAGTGACAATGGCGTTGGGAAAACAAAGCATTCACAGACAAAAGAGAGATCCACTGCTTCTTCTGATGTGAATCCAAAGAGCATTGCTAACAACAACAATGGAGTCTTCACTCCTTACGAAGCATTACCAAGTTTCAAAGACGTCCCCAACACTGAAAAACAAACCCTTTTCATAAAGAAGCTAAACTTGTGCCGTGTGGTGTTTGACTTCACAGATCCCACAAAGAACATCAAGGAGAAAGACATCAAGAGACAGACACTCCTCGAGCTTGTGGACTACGTCAACTCCGCCAACGGAAAGTTCAGCGAAGGGAGCGTTCAAGAAGTCGTCCGAATGGTCTCCGCCAACATATTCAGAACGCTGAACCCTCAGCCGCGCGAGAACAAAGTCATCGACGCATTAGACCTAGAGGAGGAAGAGCCTTCCATGGACCTCGCCTGGCCTCACTTGCAGCTAGTGTACGAGCTTTTCTTGAGGTTCGTCGCTTCACCCGAGACAGACACCAAGCTAGCCAAGCGTTACATAGACCAATCCTTCGTCCTGAGGTTACTAGACCTATTCGACTCCGAGGATCCTAGAGAGAGGGACTGTCTCAAAACAATCCTCCACCGGATCTACGGTAAATTCATGGTCCACCGTCCTTTCATCAGGAAGTCCATAAACAACATCTTCTACAGGTTTGTATTCGAGACAGAGAAACACAACGGGATCGCTGAGTTTCTCGAGATCTTGGGAAGTATCATCAACGGGTTCGCTCTTCCTTTAAAAGAAGAGCACAAAGTGTTTCTGGTTCGGGTTTTGATACCACTCCACAAACCCAAATGCTTGCAGATGTATCACCAGCAGTTGTCTTATTGCATCACGCAGTTTGTTGAGAAGGATTGCAAACTTGCTGACACGGTTATAAGAGGGTTGCTGAAGTACTGGCCCGTGACGAATAGTTCTAAAGAAGTTATGTTTTTGAATGAGTTGGAGGAAGTGCTGGAAGCAACTCAGCCTCCGGAGTTCCAGCGGTGTATGGTGCCGCTGTTTCGCCAGATAGCTCGGTGTTTGAACAGTCTGCATTTTCAG GTTGCAGAGAGAGCTTTATTCTTATGGAACAACAATCACATAGAGAATCTGATAATGCAGAGCCGCAAAGTCATTCTCCCAATCATATTCCCTGCGTTGGAGAGAAACGCACAGAAGCATTGGAACCAAGCTGTTCATAGCTTGACACTAAACGTGCGTAAGATATTCCAAGACCTTGACCCTGAGCTGTTCAAGGAATGCCTTGCTAAGTTCAAGGAAGATGAATCAAAGGAAGGTGAGACCAAGGCCAAACGTGAAGCCACTTGGAAACGGTTGGAAGAAGCTGGGATGCGAAAAGGTAAATGA